In one Microbacterium invictum genomic region, the following are encoded:
- a CDS encoding MFS transporter, producing the protein MTQTREGGAGLGTVPPRAPLVLTALILAALVCNINLAAANVALPDVGDAFGASQTALNLVAVGCGLGLAMSVLYLGALADRYGRKQLLLLGLALTVVASFLSAFSPSIEMLIAARIFTGIAAGMAFPTTLSLITALWAQGPKRTVAIALWSGVSATAAVIGSVLAGLLLTIWWWGSAFLLAAPIAATALVLVAIVVPSHVKESDDPVDHLGGILATLAIAALVLGVSLVFAPGQTVLGLSLLGATVVLLALFAWRQVAARHPIYELRVAGRRMFWVPATGGTIVFGSLMGAMFVGQQFLQNILGYTTLEAGLAVVPAAVGLLICAPLSARLLTARGSRATMLVGYALVLLGFLTTLLWGESTPYVLVGAGFLFIGSGAAFAMTPASRALTESTPIRRVGMASATSDLQRDLGGSIMQALLGAVLAAGFAASFARQIAASAEAQTVSAEVTQALQASYASALRVAEQYPQYATQITQGATQSLLDGAFFAYLIGAVAISIGAAVVAIFLPGFAREQELVAGYTRADDASTAGRTS; encoded by the coding sequence GTGACTCAGACGCGGGAGGGCGGCGCAGGCCTCGGTACGGTGCCGCCCAGAGCGCCCCTCGTGCTGACCGCGCTGATCCTCGCGGCCCTCGTGTGCAACATCAATCTGGCAGCGGCCAACGTCGCCCTCCCCGATGTGGGCGACGCCTTCGGCGCGTCGCAGACCGCGCTGAACCTCGTGGCCGTCGGCTGCGGTCTGGGGCTCGCGATGTCGGTGCTGTACCTCGGAGCGCTCGCCGACCGTTACGGGCGCAAGCAGCTGCTCCTGCTCGGTCTCGCCCTCACGGTGGTGGCGAGCTTCCTGTCCGCGTTCTCTCCGTCGATCGAGATGCTCATCGCCGCGCGGATCTTCACCGGCATCGCGGCGGGTATGGCCTTCCCCACCACTCTGTCGCTCATCACCGCGCTGTGGGCGCAGGGCCCGAAGCGCACGGTGGCCATCGCCCTCTGGTCGGGCGTGAGCGCCACGGCGGCCGTGATCGGCTCCGTGCTGGCGGGCCTGCTGCTGACCATCTGGTGGTGGGGTTCGGCGTTTCTGCTGGCGGCGCCCATCGCGGCGACGGCTCTGGTGCTCGTGGCGATCGTCGTGCCCTCGCACGTCAAGGAGTCGGACGACCCCGTCGATCACCTCGGCGGGATCCTCGCGACCCTGGCGATCGCGGCGCTCGTCCTCGGCGTGAGCCTGGTCTTCGCGCCCGGCCAGACCGTGCTCGGACTGAGTCTGCTGGGCGCGACGGTGGTGCTCCTGGCTCTCTTCGCCTGGCGACAGGTCGCCGCGCGGCATCCGATCTACGAACTGAGGGTCGCCGGTCGTCGCATGTTCTGGGTGCCGGCCACCGGGGGCACGATCGTGTTCGGCTCGCTCATGGGGGCGATGTTCGTCGGACAGCAGTTCCTGCAGAACATCCTCGGGTACACCACCCTCGAAGCGGGACTCGCCGTCGTCCCGGCCGCGGTGGGTCTGCTCATCTGCGCGCCGCTCTCGGCCCGCCTGCTCACCGCCCGCGGGTCTCGCGCGACCATGCTGGTGGGCTACGCGCTCGTCCTGCTCGGATTCCTCACCACGCTCCTGTGGGGGGAGTCCACGCCGTACGTGCTCGTCGGCGCCGGCTTCCTCTTCATCGGCAGCGGCGCCGCCTTCGCGATGACCCCTGCATCGCGCGCGCTCACCGAGAGCACGCCGATCCGGCGGGTGGGGATGGCCTCGGCGACCTCCGACCTCCAGCGCGACCTCGGCGGCTCGATCATGCAGGCCCTTCTCGGCGCGGTCCTCGCCGCCGGGTTCGCCGCATCGTTCGCGCGCCAGATCGCCGCCTCGGCCGAGGCGCAGACGGTCAGCGCCGAGGTCACGCAGGCGCTCCAGGCCTCGTACGCCTCCGCGCTGCGGGTCGCGGAGCAGTACCCGCAGTACGCCACCCAGATCACGCAGGGCGCGACGCAGTCCCTCCTCGACGGCGCGTTCTTCGCATACCTCATCGGCGCCGTCGCGATCAGCATCGGTGCAGCGGTCGTGGCGATCTTCCTGCCCGGATTCGCCCGCGAGCAGGAGCTCGTCGCCGGCTACACGCGCGCGGACGACGCGTCCACGGCGGGGCGGACCTCGTAG